Proteins co-encoded in one Arachis hypogaea cultivar Tifrunner chromosome 13, arahy.Tifrunner.gnm2.J5K5, whole genome shotgun sequence genomic window:
- the LOC140177439 gene encoding protein FAR-RED IMPAIRED RESPONSE 1-like produces MVICFRYNLVCGSFVGVNHHGQSTLLGCSLMKNEEIESFKWLFQSWLRCMGGNAPKGFLTDQCASMKRALEACMPTTVHRWCIWHIMKKIPSKLNGYKGHADIEQEMSQVVWNSHSKDSFDRNWNDFLLNFGLGDNKWLSDLYEDRHIWVPIYLDHHFWAGMRSTQRSESMHSFFNKYITRNSSLIQFVKQYDNCLGSREQAERESDAADFHTVIPCATKSCIEAQFQDAYTHAKFREVQAQFRGKANCITRLKNSALGYSVYEVGEQVSSSIFNKFVVTYDSVAAEVKCHCLLFESRGILCRHALSVLSFEQVSQVSPRYILERWSKKVKRRHTHIKSSHDEPLMEPRSKR; encoded by the exons atggtaatttgtttcagatataatttggtctgtggttcttttgtcggggtgaatcaccacggtcaatcaacacttctcggatgctctttgatgaagaacgaagaaattgaatcattcaaatggttatttcaaagctggcttcgttgcatgggaggaaacgctccgaaagggtttctcaccgatcagtgcgcatccatgaaaagggctttagaggcctgtatgccaacaacagttcaccgctggtgcatttggcacatcatgaagaagattccaagcaaattaaacgggtacaagggacatgccgatatcgaacaagaaatgagccaagttgtttggaactctcacagcaaagactcattcgataggaattggaacgattttctgctgaattttggtcttggggacaacaagtggctttcag atctgtacgaagaccgtcacatatgggttcctatctatctggatcaccatttctgggcagggatgagaagcacacaaaggagcgagagcatgcattcattttttaacaagtatatcacccggaacagctcgcttattcagttcgtcaaacaatacgataattgcctcggaagcagggagcaagcagagagagaatcagatgctgcagattttcatacggtcataccgtgtgcaaccaaatcctgcattgaagctcagtttcaagatgcgtacactcacgcaaagtttagggaagtccaagcgcaattcagaggaaaggcgaattgcatcaccagactaaagaattccgctctaggctattcagtatacgaagtcggagaacaagtttccagctcaatattcaacaagttcgtggttacttacgactcggttgcagccgaggtaaaatgccattgcttattattcgagtcgagagggatactgtgccgtcacgcactaagcgtgttaagcttcgaacaagtaagccaagtgtcaccgagatacatactggaacgatggagcaagaaggtaaagaggcgacacacacacatcaagagcagccacgacgagccactaatggagccaagaagcaagag ataa
- the LOC114925018 gene encoding uncharacterized protein has product MMARTASYVPKTDPGVPSFSLGLTDSSQEGASTQETEREKSPEAANLIEQLDSLVQRIASSATKGKNTSPQIQTETGGESSAKFETPRGLYQITDDMKQKCYIWGTRLKEDADGNTNEYEEMCTLIGQGEYILMRMHLASLQAKSDIESQIVSAVCLILNNKNEKRFQEQIYCLPPDIVCMALSDHPNGEFVSPKTKKEFRVEAYPSFIPFIDRKKLTSHPYIFAPVCYAGHWWLWLINTRKRKCQILDPLHKIAPTDERKTINKFTGYVFSRLIAYAGGKPLQKGEREKEIKSPYVKISGQKTSYDCAVYVMKWMEIIEPENIKKGKYQWDNWPQEEVDHYRVEYASRILFSEMNTQRDQAIRESSAIRLSKPSSILLSPFCQINSADIKTG; this is encoded by the exons atgatggcacggacagcttCCTATGTTCCGAAAACAGATCCAggggtgccatcattcagccttggattgactgattcaagccaggagggggcgTCAACACAGGAGACAGAAAGGGAAAAATCTCCAGAAGCTGCGAATTTGATAGAACAATTGGACAGTTTGGTCCAAAGAATAGCAAGCAGCGCGACGAAGGGAAAAAACACAAGTCCACAAATTCAGAcggagactgggggagaaagttctgcaaagtttgaaactcctcGGGGATTATATCAGATtacggatgatatgaaacaaaagtgctacatctgggggacgagactgaaggaagaTGCAGATGGAAATACTAACGAGTATGAGGAGATGTGCACTCTGATTGGCCaaggagaatacattttgatgagaatgcaccttgcttccctccaggcaaaaagtgatatagaatctcag attgtatctgccgtctgcctcatcctcaacaacaaaaatgaaaagagatttcaagaacaaatatactgtctcccccccgatattgtg TGCATGGCGCTTTCGGATCACCCAAACGGGGAATTCGTATCACCAAAAACGAAAaaggaattcagggtggaagcctacccgagtttcattcccttcatagatagaaaaaaattgacttcgcacccatat atttttgcccCTGTCTGCTACGCTgggcattggtggttatggctgataaATACAAGAAAGCGTAAATGtcaaatacttgacccgctacacaaaatAGCTCCCACTGATGAGAGAAAGAccattaataaattcact GGATAcgtattttcaagattgatagCATATGCCGGCGGGAAACCTCTTCAGAAAGGGGAGAGggagaaggaaattaaatcaccatatgttaaaatatcaggccaaaaaacaag ctatgactgcgctgtgtacgttatgaagtggatggagataattgagccggaaaacatcaaaaaggggaagtatcaatgggataattggccacag gaggaggtggaccactatagagtggagtacgcatcccggatactattcagtgagatgaatacCCAGAGAGATCaggcaattagagagagtagtgctataaggctgtcgaagccatcctctaTATTATTaagtccgttttgtcagattaattctgctgatataaaaactgggtag